A stretch of DNA from Sphingomonas sp. SORGH_AS_0879:
GGGGCGCAAGCTGTGCGTCACCGGCCGTTCGCTCGACCGGATTTTGAAGGTCGGCAAGGCCTGTGGCTACTTCAAGGGCTTCCCCGAGACGGTCGATCCCGAAACCGCGATGCGGCTGCCCAAGGACCGCGTCCTGATCGTCGCGACCGGCGGACAGGGTGAGCCGCGCGCGGCGCTGTCGCGGATCGCGGAGGGCAGCCACACCATCCGGCTCGACACCGGCGACACGGTGATCTTCTCGGCGCGCCAGATTCCGGGCAATGAGACGGCGGTCGGTCGCATCCAGAACATCCTGGCGGGCAAGGGCGTCCGCATGGTCACCGAGCGTCAGGCGCATGTCCATGTCTCCGGCCATCCCGGCCAGCCCGAACTGGCGCAGATGTACAAGTGGCTGCGGCCCAACACGCTGATGCCCGTCCATGGCGAGATGCGCCACATGATGGAACATGCCCGCTTCGCGACGACGCAGGGTGTGCCGCAGACGCTGGTCCAGTCGGACGGCGACATGGTCCGGTTGCTGCCGGGCAATGCCACCAAGATCGGCAAGGTGCCGGTCGGGCGGCTGGTGCTGGACGGCGACGTCATCCTGCCATCCGACGGATCGACCATGAACGAGCGACGCAAGCTGGCGATCAACGGCCAGATCTCGGTCGGTGTCGCGGTTGCCAAGGGGCGGCTGGTCGGCAGTCCGCAGATTCGCGTCCAGGGCGTGCCTGTCGAGGACGAGCGCGACGCGTTCATCGCCGAGGCGATTGCCGCCGCCGCCAAGGCGGTGGATGGCCCGCGCCGCGCCAGCGACAAGCTGCGCGAGGATATCCGTCTGTCGGTGCGCAAGGTCGCGACGCGCTGGACCGGCAAGAAGCCGATCGTCGACGTCCTGCTGATCGAGGGATAAGCCATGCACTGGACGTCGGCCCTCGCGATCTACGTCCTGTTCTGGTTCCTGGCGGTGTTCCTGGTCCTGCCCTTCGGGGTCAGGACCGCGCATGAGGCGGGGGCCGAGCATATCCCCGGCACCGCCGAAAGCGCGCCGCATGTCTTTCTGATCGGACGCTTCTTTCTCCGCACGACGATCGTCGCGACGGTGATGTTCGGCCTGTTCTATCTGAATTACGTCCATGGCTGGATCACCGCCGACATGCTCGACTGGAGCGGGGTGAGCCGGGGCGTCTGACATGGCGCGCGCGTCCCGCCTGTTCGATCTGCTGCATTTGCTCCACCGCCAGAGCCGCGCGGTCAGCGGGCGTCATCTGGCCGAGCAACTCGGCATATCGCTGCGCACCCTGTATCGCGATATCGCCACGCTTCAGGCGATGGGCGCGGATATCGAGGGCGAGGCGGGGCTGGGCTATCGGCTGAAACCCGGCTTCCTGCTGCCGCCGATGAGCTTCCCGATCGAGGAGGTCGAGGCGCTGGTGCTCGGCGCGCGCTGGGTCGCCGAGCGGGCGGACCCGGCCATGGGGCAGGCCGCGCGCAGTGCCGTCGCGCGGATCATGCGCGCGATGACGCCGGAACAGGCCGAAGCGATGCGCGCCACCCATTTGTTCATCGGTGTGCGCTCCGAGGCCTATGAGTCCGAGGTCGATCCCGCTCCTCTCCGTGCGGCGATCCGCAGCGAACGCCGCCTGTCGATGATCTACCGCGATGCCGAGGGGGCTGCGTCCGAGCGGATCATCTGGCCCTTCGCGATCGCGCTGTTCGACCGGGCGGACGTGCTGCTCGGCTGGTGCGAGTTGCGGGGCGACTATCGCACCTTCCGCATCGACCGCATCGTCACCGCCCGCCCCTTGCCCGAGCGCTATCCACGCCGCCGTGCGGTGCTGCTGCGCGAATGGAGCGAGGCCCAGAGCATTCCGCAGGAGCGTTTCCTGCTGACGGAAACTGACGCACGGGTCGGATAGGCGAGGCTCCTCTCGAACCAAGGAGCCTTGTCATGGAATGTCCGACCACCACCATCCTGCTGCATGTCGCCGATCCCGCCGTCAGCGCCGATTTCTATCGCCGGGTCCTAACCCAAGAGCCCGTGGATGCCAGCGAGGCCTTTGTCCTGTTCCTTCTGTCGTCCGGCCAGGCGCTGGGCCTTTGGCGTCGCGACGTGATCGATCCGCCCGCAACCGGCGTGACCGGCGGTATCGAGATCGGGTTCAAGCAGAGCCATGAGGGCGTCGATACGTGTCACGCGGAATGGCTGGGGCAGGGCGTCACGATGCTGATGCCGCCGACCGACCTACCCTTTGGGCGAAGCTTCGTCGCGCTCGATCCCGATGGTCATCGGTTGCGGGTCTATGCGCTGAACGGGTGAGGCGAGGGCGGGGTCTGGCCTTCGACTTCGCTCAGGCCGAACGGGGTGAGGGGTAGGCCCAAACCTCCGTTCGCACTCAGCGAAGTCGAAGTGCGTGGGACATCCGCGCCGCCCCTTTACCGCAACCGCTCGATTGCCTGGGCGAGCGCCACATAGAGCTTGCCCATGTCCGACGACAGCAACGTCACGCCCAGCGGCGATCCGTCCCGCTGGGCGAGCACCCCGCGCAGCATCGCTTCGAAATCATGGATGTAGCGGTTCACATGGTCGCGGAACTTGGCATCGTCATCGTACAGATCGGCGATGTTGCGCGCCTGAACCGAATCCAGGATCCGCACCGCCCGCCGGGTGAAGACGCCGCGATCGCCCTTCAGATAGGCGGCCCAGGCGCTGTCGGTCACTTCGGGCGCATAGATTTTCGCAATGTCGATCGACGCCGAATTGAGCGATTCGACCAGCAGCGAGGCGCGACGCGCGAAATTGTCGCGTTCGGCTTCCTCGCGCTCGGTCCGTGCTTCCTCTAGCCGCGATTCGACGATCGCGGTCCTCTCGACGATCAGATCGGCCTGTTTGGCCAGCCGCTCGGTCGCGCGGGTGGCGGCTTCGACCGCGCCCTGGGTCGCGTCGACAATGGCATGGACCTGACGCTCGACCGTGTCGCCGGTGGCGCGGCGCATCGCCTCGGCGCTGGCGAGTTCGAGCGCATGGGCGGCCTCGGGAATGACGTCGGCCAGCGTCTCACGCGCCTTTTCGGCGGCTGTCGCGGCGGTCTCGCGCACGCGGAGCAGCGCATCGACCAGCTTGGGGGCCGCTTCGTCGGCGAAACGGTGTGAGCGTTCGATGGTTTCGTCCACCATCATGCCCAGCGCATCCGCCTTGGCGCGCCCGCTCGACAGGGTTTCGAGCAGTGATCCCGACAGGCTTTCCAGCGTCTGGCGCTGTTCGGCGATGACGTCGGCGATCGCCTCGATCGCTTCATGGGTGCTTTCGGCGGCGGCGACCAGCGCCAGCAATTCCGGCTTGGTCTCCACCACGACCGCATGGCTGGCCTGCATCCGCTGATCGAGCCGGTCGAGCGCTTCGGGCAGGGTCTCATCCATCTCGCGCGCGGCGGCGTCGAGCGCGATCAGCAGCGTCTCGGTCGTGCCGATGACGCGGTTGGCCATCTGCTCGCCCGCCTCCAGCGCGCCGGTCATCGCATCGGCCGATCCGCCGAGCGCACTGATCGAGGCGGCCAGCATCTGTGACTTTTCGGTGCCCTGCATATGGAGCAGCGCGATCCGCGTCTCGACCCGTTCCAGTTCGCCGTCGAGCGACTGGACGATCGCCTCG
This window harbors:
- a CDS encoding YafY family protein; this encodes MARASRLFDLLHLLHRQSRAVSGRHLAEQLGISLRTLYRDIATLQAMGADIEGEAGLGYRLKPGFLLPPMSFPIEEVEALVLGARWVAERADPAMGQAARSAVARIMRAMTPEQAEAMRATHLFIGVRSEAYESEVDPAPLRAAIRSERRLSMIYRDAEGAASERIIWPFAIALFDRADVLLGWCELRGDYRTFRIDRIVTARPLPERYPRRRAVLLREWSEAQSIPQERFLLTETDARVG
- a CDS encoding VOC family protein, which produces MECPTTTILLHVADPAVSADFYRRVLTQEPVDASEAFVLFLLSSGQALGLWRRDVIDPPATGVTGGIEIGFKQSHEGVDTCHAEWLGQGVTMLMPPTDLPFGRSFVALDPDGHRLRVYALNG
- a CDS encoding ribonuclease J, with translation MTPKKELLFCALGGSGEIGMNVNLYGTEGKWVMVDCGITFADPAYPGIDVILPDLSFIEDRLDDLVGIVLTHGHEDHIGALPYLAEDLGVPIYATAFTAGLVRGKLEEEGSANRVKLRVMEAGKAFEVGPFDFTFVPLSHSIPEANALLIETAVGRVFHTGDWKIDATPVIGKPASPAQLSSIGDRGVDVLVCDSTNAFNTEASGSEASVRPGIAETVAKAKGRVVVTTFASNAARLVTLGEVAKETGRKLCVTGRSLDRILKVGKACGYFKGFPETVDPETAMRLPKDRVLIVATGGQGEPRAALSRIAEGSHTIRLDTGDTVIFSARQIPGNETAVGRIQNILAGKGVRMVTERQAHVHVSGHPGQPELAQMYKWLRPNTLMPVHGEMRHMMEHARFATTQGVPQTLVQSDGDMVRLLPGNATKIGKVPVGRLVLDGDVILPSDGSTMNERRKLAINGQISVGVAVAKGRLVGSPQIRVQGVPVEDERDAFIAEAIAAAAKAVDGPRRASDKLREDIRLSVRKVATRWTGKKPIVDVLLIEG
- a CDS encoding DUF1467 family protein, producing MHWTSALAIYVLFWFLAVFLVLPFGVRTAHEAGAEHIPGTAESAPHVFLIGRFFLRTTIVATVMFGLFYLNYVHGWITADMLDWSGVSRGV